One Salminus brasiliensis chromosome 5, fSalBra1.hap2, whole genome shotgun sequence DNA segment encodes these proteins:
- the LOC140556575 gene encoding sodium-dependent neutral amino acid transporter B(0)AT3-like encodes MTETMDISEKSKAPELSQGPEGAAESDERPKWDNKVQYLLTCIGFAVGLGNVWRFPYLCQVYGGGAFLIPYLIALVFEGLPLLHMELAIGQRLRMGSIGVWTSISPYLLGVGVASMTVSFLVGLFYNTILAWVLWYFFHSFQNPLPWEHCPVNANRTGYLEECEKSTAVNYFWYRETLNITPNIEISGDPQWWLVVCLASAWCIVYICFIRGIETIGKAIYVTATFPYLVLTIFLVRALTLPGAMIGLQHLFTPNWETLKNPTVWLDAATQIFFSLSLAFGGLIAFSSYNPQKNNCERDALIVGCINSATSIYASIPIFAILGFKALSNYNDCLNGNILQLTNTFNIADMNITEANYEEWLSHLNASHPYEVERLNLKTCNIQALLSQSASGTGLAFIVFTEAVIKMPGSQVWAVLFFIMLFSLGLSSMFGNLEGVLTPLLDLHLIPKCIPKEILTGLMCLVSFTVALIFTLGSGNYWLGIFNNYVGSLPLLVIAFFEITAVMYIYGAKRFSDDVEWMTGHRPNLYWQATWRVISPLMLLMVFLAYVVVQAQENPTYEAWNPNYVGFPAPEKLNYPGWVYSICILLAAVPCLLIPLGALYQLARFLQKPAANRRANNPYDNEGYVVDT; translated from the exons ATGACTGAAACGATGGACATCTCCGAGAAGAGCAAAGCTCCAGAGCTAAGCCAGGGTCCAGAGGGGGCTGCTGAGAGTGACGAGCGCCCCAAATGGGACAACAAGGTCCAGTACCTGCTCACCTGCATTGGCTTCGCAGTTGGTTTGGGGAACGTCTGGCGCTTTCCTTACCTGTGCCAGGTGTACGGAGGAG GTGCATTCCTGATCCCGTACCTCATTGCGTTGGTGTTTGAAGGCCTGCCGCTCCTTCACATGGAGCTGGCCATCGGGCAGAGGCTCCGTATGGGCAGCATTGGTGTCTGGACCTCCATCTCACCGTATCTCTTGGGAGTAG GTGTGGCTTCTATGACAGTGTCATTTTTGGTGGGGCTGTTCTATAACACTATACTGGCCTGGGTTCTGTGGTACTTCTTCCATTCCTTCCAAAACCCACTGCCCTGGGAGCACTGCCCGGTCAACGCCAACCGCACGG GTTATCTGGAGGAGTGTGAGAAGAGCACGGCGGTGAACTACTTCTGGTACAGAGAGACGCTGAACATCACTCCAAACATCGAGATCAGTGGAGATCCGCAGTGGTGGCTGGTGGTGTGTTTGGCCTCGGCTTGGTGTATCGTCTACATCTGCTTCATCCGCGGCATCGAGACCATCGGCAAG GCCATATACGTCACAGCCACGTTTCCGTACCTGGTGCTGACAATCTTCCTGGTCCGGGCTTTAACTCTGCCGGGGGCAATGATCGGCCTGCAACACCTCTTCACCCCAAAT TGGGAAACGCTGAAGAACCCAACAGTGTGGCTGGACGCTGCCACCCAGattttcttctctctgtctctggctTTTGGAGGCCTCATCGCCTTTTCCAGTTACAATCCTCAAAA AAACAACTGTGAGCGAGATGCTCTGATCGTGGGGTGCATCAACAGCGCTACGTCCATCTACGCCTCCATACCCATTTTTGCCATCCTGGGCTTTAAAGCACTGTCCAACTACAACGACTGCCTAAACGG AAACATCCTGCAGCTGACGAACACCTTTAACATCGCGGACATGAACATAACCGAGGCAAATTATGAGGAGTGGCTGTCCCACCTGAACGCTTCACATCCGTACGAGGTGGAGAGGCTTAACCTGAAGACCTGCAACATCCAGGCCTTGCTCAGCCAG AGTGCCTCAGGCACAGGCTTGGCCTTCATCGTGTTCACGGAGGCCGTGATAAAGATGCCCGGCTCGCAGGTTTGGGCCgtcctcttcttcatcatgCTCTTCAGCCTGGGCCTGTCCTCGATGTTCGGAAACCTGGAGGGGGTCCTGACCCCTCTGCTGGATCTGCACCTGATACCCAAGTGTATCCCTAAGGAGATCCTCACAG GTCTGATGTGTCTGGTCTCCTTCACTGTGGCCCTCATCTTCACTCTGGGCTCGGGGAACTACTGGCTGGGAATCTTTAATAATTACGTGGGCTCTCTGCCCCTGCTGGTCATCGCATTCTTCGAGATCACAGCCGTCATGTACATCTACGGAGCCAAGAG GTTCAGCGACGACGTGGAGTGGATGACCGGACACAGGCCTAACCTGTACTGGCAGGCCACGTGGCGGGTGATCAGCCCGCTGATGCTCCTGATGGTCTTCCTGGCCTATGTGGTGGTGCAGGCCCAGGAGAACCCCACCTACGAAGCGTGGAACCCAAACTAC GTGGGGTTTCCTGCTCCTGAGAAGCTGAATTACCCCGGCTGGGTCTACTCCATCTGCATCCTCCTGGCTGCTGTGCCCTGCCTACTCATCCCACTGGGGGCGCTCTACCAGTTGGCTCGGTTCTTGCAGAAACCTGCAGCGAACAGACGTGCGAACAACCCTTATGATAATGAAGGATATGTGGTGGACACATAG
- the LOC140555785 gene encoding ferroportin: MSLRADAAQCGGVVVEYENDDIREARQRKKRSIPGSALFYLKGPKFLIYVSGALSMWGDRMWHFAISVFLIELYGRNLLLTAIFGLVVAGSVLLLGALIGDWVDRNPRNKVAHASLFIQNISVTVCSIVLMLVFSYKKWIEQIWDGWLTVVCYTVVIVLADVANLASTALTIAIQRDWIVVITGYNRGHLAGMNATMRRIDQVTNILAPLAVGQVMTLASNVVGCGFILGWNLVSLIVEFIFLSRVYRIVPALSVKPPATEEENSPQKQQERKSSQGESSLRPTVFLTEDAGRVSLRDRTSMLPPCFRRLRGLLSTCKEGWRAYYRQPVFLAGLGLAFLYTTVLGFDCITTGYAYTQGISGSLLSLLMGVSAVAGLLGTILFTKLRKAYGLVNTGLISSGLHLACLLLCVCSVFAPGSPMDLGILMQGNGSDVGGMTGGGHQRHGYSLQIGSNQPLLPDRSSIHWTNSTVLFENAPPGSSPESYVSITLLFLGVITARVGLWSFDLTVTQLLQETICESERGVVNGVQSSMNYLMDLLHFLMVISAPQPQHFGILVIVSVLFITTGHTMYFLYARKARRKPGLKT; encoded by the exons ATGTCTTTGAGAGCAGATGCAGCTCAGTGTGGCGGCGTGGTGGTGGAGTACGAGAACGATGACATCAGAGAGGCACgacaaaggaaaaaaaggagcaTACCAG gATCCGCCCTCTTCTACCTCAAGGGCCCGAAGTTCCTCATATATGTCAGTGGAGCATTGTCTATGTGG GGTGACCGCATGTGGCATTTTGCCATCTCCGTCTTCCTGATCGAGCTGTATGGGCGCAACCTACTGCTGACTGCCATCTTCGGGCTGGTGGTGGCCGGCTCTGTGCTGTTGCTGGGCGCTCTGATTGGAGACTGGGTCGACCGCAACCCTAGAAATAAAG TGGCCCACGCCTCCCTGTTCATTCAGAACATCTCAGTGACGGTGTGCAGTATTGTGCTTATGTTGGTGTTCTCATACAAAAAGTGGATTGAACAAATCTGGGACGGCTGGTTAACC GTGGTTTGTTATACGGTGGTGATCGTCCTGGCAGATGTGGCTAACCTCGCCAGCACAGCACTCACTATCGCCATCCAGAGGGACTGGATAGTGGTCATCACGGGCTACAACCGCGGCCACCTAGCAG GGATGAACGCCACCATGCGACGGATTGATCAAGTCACCAACATCCTGGCACCGCTGGCTGTGGGCCAGGTCATGACCCTGGCCTCGAATGTGGTGGGCTGTGGCTTCATCCTGGGCTGGAACCTGGTATCCCTGATCGTGGAGTTTATCTTCCTGTCCCGAGTTTATCGGATTGTCCCGGCGCTCTCCGTCAAACCGCCAGCTACGGAGGAGGAGAACTCCCCGCAGAAGCAGCAGGAGAGGAAGAGCTCACAGG GTGAGAGTTCGCTGAGGCCGACAGTGTTCCTGACCGAAGACGCTGGACGTGTGTCTTTGAGAGACCGGACCTCCATGCTGCCCCCATGCTTCCGCCGACTGCGTGGGCTCCTCAGCACCTGCAAGGAAGGCTGGAGGGCGTATTACAGGCAGCCCGTGTTCCTGGCAGGTTTGGGCCTGGCCTTCTTGTACACCACCGTGCTGGGCTTTGACTGCATCACGACGGGCTACGCCTACACCCAGGGCATCAGCGGCTCTCTGCTGAGCTTGCTGATGGGCGTGTCGGCCGTGGCCGGCTTGCTGGGAACCATCCTGTTCACCAAGCTGCGCAAGGCATACGGACTGGTCAACACCGGTCTGATCTCCAGCGGCCTGCACCTGGCCTGCCTGCTGCTGTGCGTGTGCTCGGTGTTCGCTCCGGGCAGTCCAATGGACCTGGGCATATTAATGCAGGGTAATGGGTCCGATGTGGGAGGAATGACCGGGGGAGGACACCAAAGACATGGATACTCGCTGCAGATAGGCAGCAACCAGCCTCTGCTTCCTGACCGGTCCTCCATTCACTGGACCAACAGCACAGTACTGTTTGAAAACGCGCCGCCAGGAAGCAGCCCAGAGTCCTATGTGTCCATCACCCTGCTGTTCCTTGGGGTCATCACGGCTCGAGTCG GCCTGTGGTCGTTTGACCTGACGGTGACCCAGCTTCTGCAGGAGACCATCTGCGAGTCCGAGCGCGGCGTGGTCAACGGAGTTCAGAGCTCTATGAACTACCTGATGGACCTGCTGCACTTCCTCATGGTCATCTCCGCGCCGCAGCCGCAGCACTTCGGCATCCTCGTCATCGTCTCCGTCCTGTTCATCACCACGGGGCACACCATGTATTTCCTTTATGCCCGGAAGGCCAGGAGGAAACCGGGCCTCAAAACGTAA